From one Perca flavescens isolate YP-PL-M2 chromosome 4, PFLA_1.0, whole genome shotgun sequence genomic stretch:
- the ccdc51 gene encoding mitochondrial potassium channel isoform X2 encodes MRYRGAQICLQAHGWCCLSRLSWSGSLPARITLVRTYSAQHQPGSPPPINPTPPDGKGGAKVVKERTLAALQHAGDTGLQWGQRFADTANAWVNYWWGRYEEFVGLNEVRVAQSKVHEAEAAFMVARGMVREAHVSLEALQGRPKEVRDRLDRVSREEAHYLELATLEHKLLQEERRLRTAYENAEGSEREKFALFSAGVRESHEKERTRAERTKNWSVIGSVLGALIGVMGSTYINRVRLQELKSLLLEAQKGPESLQEALRVQAGNHRYQQDELQALINSLRVALDDAFTQRDPVPQDKRAPTPVSPTVLLSALKDLQIGSQKTESLLESVRPQLGQLGQLEQGLGRVEGELSVVRRLLETRPQAKTQAAQPQLASPVSPKRAESEDQWEPEVVVRRLEETQRTLGERITTNTIYNAAFTYTATAITISAVYLLLRGTG; translated from the exons ATGAG GTACAGAGGAGCTCAGATCTGTCTCCAGGCTCATGGCTGGTGCTGTCTGTCCCGCCTCTCCTGGTCTGGATCTCTGCCCGCCAGAATCACCCTGGTACGAACTTACAGCGCTCAGCATCAGCCCGGCTCCCCTCCGCCCATTAACCCCACACCTCCTGATGGAAAGGGCGGAGCCAAGGTGGTGAAGGAGCGTACCCTGGCTGCCTTACAG caTGCAGGTGATACGGGGCTGCAGTGGGGTCAGAGGTTTGCTGATACGGCCAACGCCTGGGTCAACTACTGGTGGGGGAGGTACGAGGAGTTCGTCGGGCTCAACGAAGTCCGCGTGGCCCAGAGCAAGGTCCATGAG GCTGAGGCTGCTTTCATGGTGGCCAGAGGGATGGTGCGTGAGGCTCATGTCAGCCTGGAGGCCCTGCAGGGAAGACCGAAGGAGGTCAGAGACCGGCTGGACAGAGTCTCCAGGGAGGAGGCCCATTACCTGGAGCTGGCCACGCTGGAGCACAAACTGTTGCAG GAGGAGCGCCGTCTCCGGACAGCGTACGAGAATGCGGAGGGATCGGAGAGGGAGAAGTTCGCCTTGTTTTCAGCCGGCGTCAGGGAGTCCCACGAGAAAGAGAGGACGAGAGCGGAGCGCACCAAGAACTGGTCCGTCATTGGCTCGGTGCTCGGAGCCCTCATCGGTGTCATGGGATCGACATACATCAACCGTGTCCGCCTGCAG GAGCTGAAGAGTCTGCTGCTGGAGGCCCAGAAAGGCCCAGAGAGCCTGCAGGAAGCCCTCAGAGTCCAGGCTGGAAACCATCGCTACCAGCAGGACGAGCTCCAAGCGCTCATCAACAGCCTCAGGGTGGCTCTGGATGACGCCTTCACACAGAGGGACCCTGTCCCTCAGGACAAGAGAGCTCCGACCCCAGTCTCCCCCACGGTGCTTCTTTCAGCCTTAAAAGACCTCCAGATCGGCAGCCAAAAGACTGAGTCCCTTCTAGAGTCCGTCCGGCCACAACTGGGACAACTGGGACAACTGGAGCAAGGACTCGGTAGAGTTGAGGGCGAACTGTCGGTGGTGAGGCGGCTGCTGGAGACCAGACCACAGGCCAAAACGCAGGCTGCTCAGCCGCAGTTAGCAAGCCCAGTGAGTCCAAAGAGAGCGGAGAGCGAGGACCAGTGGGAACCTGAGGTGGTGGTGAGGCGTCTGGAGGAGACCCAGAGGACACTGGGCGAACGAATTACGACAAACACTATTTATAACGCGGCGTTTACCTACACCGCCACTGCCATTACCATCTCTGCTGTCTACCTGCTGCTCAGAGGAACTGGTTAG
- the ccdc51 gene encoding mitochondrial potassium channel isoform X1 has protein sequence MSLFYCVRYRGAQICLQAHGWCCLSRLSWSGSLPARITLVRTYSAQHQPGSPPPINPTPPDGKGGAKVVKERTLAALQHAGDTGLQWGQRFADTANAWVNYWWGRYEEFVGLNEVRVAQSKVHEAEAAFMVARGMVREAHVSLEALQGRPKEVRDRLDRVSREEAHYLELATLEHKLLQEERRLRTAYENAEGSEREKFALFSAGVRESHEKERTRAERTKNWSVIGSVLGALIGVMGSTYINRVRLQELKSLLLEAQKGPESLQEALRVQAGNHRYQQDELQALINSLRVALDDAFTQRDPVPQDKRAPTPVSPTVLLSALKDLQIGSQKTESLLESVRPQLGQLGQLEQGLGRVEGELSVVRRLLETRPQAKTQAAQPQLASPVSPKRAESEDQWEPEVVVRRLEETQRTLGERITTNTIYNAAFTYTATAITISAVYLLLRGTG, from the exons ATGAG TTTGTTTTACTGCGTCAGGTACAGAGGAGCTCAGATCTGTCTCCAGGCTCATGGCTGGTGCTGTCTGTCCCGCCTCTCCTGGTCTGGATCTCTGCCCGCCAGAATCACCCTGGTACGAACTTACAGCGCTCAGCATCAGCCCGGCTCCCCTCCGCCCATTAACCCCACACCTCCTGATGGAAAGGGCGGAGCCAAGGTGGTGAAGGAGCGTACCCTGGCTGCCTTACAG caTGCAGGTGATACGGGGCTGCAGTGGGGTCAGAGGTTTGCTGATACGGCCAACGCCTGGGTCAACTACTGGTGGGGGAGGTACGAGGAGTTCGTCGGGCTCAACGAAGTCCGCGTGGCCCAGAGCAAGGTCCATGAG GCTGAGGCTGCTTTCATGGTGGCCAGAGGGATGGTGCGTGAGGCTCATGTCAGCCTGGAGGCCCTGCAGGGAAGACCGAAGGAGGTCAGAGACCGGCTGGACAGAGTCTCCAGGGAGGAGGCCCATTACCTGGAGCTGGCCACGCTGGAGCACAAACTGTTGCAG GAGGAGCGCCGTCTCCGGACAGCGTACGAGAATGCGGAGGGATCGGAGAGGGAGAAGTTCGCCTTGTTTTCAGCCGGCGTCAGGGAGTCCCACGAGAAAGAGAGGACGAGAGCGGAGCGCACCAAGAACTGGTCCGTCATTGGCTCGGTGCTCGGAGCCCTCATCGGTGTCATGGGATCGACATACATCAACCGTGTCCGCCTGCAG GAGCTGAAGAGTCTGCTGCTGGAGGCCCAGAAAGGCCCAGAGAGCCTGCAGGAAGCCCTCAGAGTCCAGGCTGGAAACCATCGCTACCAGCAGGACGAGCTCCAAGCGCTCATCAACAGCCTCAGGGTGGCTCTGGATGACGCCTTCACACAGAGGGACCCTGTCCCTCAGGACAAGAGAGCTCCGACCCCAGTCTCCCCCACGGTGCTTCTTTCAGCCTTAAAAGACCTCCAGATCGGCAGCCAAAAGACTGAGTCCCTTCTAGAGTCCGTCCGGCCACAACTGGGACAACTGGGACAACTGGAGCAAGGACTCGGTAGAGTTGAGGGCGAACTGTCGGTGGTGAGGCGGCTGCTGGAGACCAGACCACAGGCCAAAACGCAGGCTGCTCAGCCGCAGTTAGCAAGCCCAGTGAGTCCAAAGAGAGCGGAGAGCGAGGACCAGTGGGAACCTGAGGTGGTGGTGAGGCGTCTGGAGGAGACCCAGAGGACACTGGGCGAACGAATTACGACAAACACTATTTATAACGCGGCGTTTACCTACACCGCCACTGCCATTACCATCTCTGCTGTCTACCTGCTGCTCAGAGGAACTGGTTAG
- the tma7 gene encoding translation machinery-associated protein 7, with protein sequence MSGREGGKKKPLKAPKKQSKDMDDDDVAFKQKQKEEQKALEALKAKASGKGPLGSSGIKKSGKK encoded by the exons ATGTCTGGCAGGGAAG GAGGCAAGAAGAAACCACTGAAGGCGCCCAAGAAACAGTCGAAGGACATGGATGAC GATGATGTCGCCTTCAAGCAGAAACAAAAGGAAGAACAGAAGGCCCTGGAGGCGTTGAAGGCCAAAGCTTCAGGAAAAGGACCTCTAG gcTCCAGTGGCATCAAGAAATCCGGCAAGAAATAA